In Bombus affinis isolate iyBomAffi1 chromosome 11, iyBomAffi1.2, whole genome shotgun sequence, one genomic interval encodes:
- the LOC126921906 gene encoding WD repeat-containing protein 20 isoform X2 yields the protein MAVQLDGGGKEDLKTQFVTREGTYKLMTLSEYSRPNRVGYTNGQGSASVRVSFVTLPDPADPTGTQGLGDRMCFNFGKELYVYVYRGVKKAVDLNKPVDKKLYKGTNPTCHNFNQTTATADSAPLLVGFSTGQIQLIDPIQKELSKLYNEDRLIDKSKVTCIKWVPGSNNLFLVSHSSGQLYLYNEELLCGTTAPNYQSFKSGDGYAIYTCKTKSTRNPLYRWVIGAEGCCINEFAFSPCGSNLAVVSQDGFLRVFQYNTMELVGSARSYFGGFLCVCWSPDGRYVVVGGEDDLVTIWSFHEKRVVARGQGHHSWVSVVAFDPYTTSYEDHDPDFSGSDDETLPHNNHNHYHEKANRLSTTSQGIHSNRNSCGSELRVSGGTCYRLGSVSQDTQLCLWDITEDVLRQPMCAKQRPSTAGSSTLPTSTVNSGNGSTTNHHLNNSKHNNLNNVNYKENASGNNESSNNSMSTNTAVSTVNSLTQRLAGLGFGDRKGDNHKRNFSLTMRGSGASNSTIIQNSSGDKATTNLNTNSNLNSVSGSLVGANKKVSSVMDDPMRLIGTAWCPRFDECPVLEPLVCKKLAHERLTELVFREDCFVTACQDGYVYTWARPGHMAGIGQVGNALHVISPTEGGGTIV from the exons ATGGCTGTGCAGTTGGATGGAGGAGGGAAGGAGGACTTGAAAACACAGTTTGTCACGCGGGAAGGAACTTATAAACTAATGACTTTGTCGGAGTATTCAAGGCCAAATAGGGTCGGTTACACGAATGGTCAAGGAAGTGCATCCGTTAGGGTGTCTTTCGTAACTTTACCGGATCCAGCGGATCCTACGGGTACACAAGGACTTGGAGACCGAATGTGTTTCAATTTTGGCAAGGAGCTTTATGTTTATGTCTATCGAGGAGTTAAAAAG gCTGTGGACTTAAATAAACCAGTGGACAAGAAGTTATATAAGGGAACTAATCCAACATGCCATAATTTTAATCAAACAACAGCAACTGCAGATAGTGCTCCGCTATTAGTTGGTTTTTCTACAGGTCAAATTCAACTGATAGATCCAATACAGAAAGAACTCAGCAAATTATATAATGAAGAT AGATTGATTGACAAAAGCAAAGTAACATGTATAAAATGGGTTCCTGGATCAAACAATCTCTTCTTGGTATCGCACAGTTCTGGGCaactatatttatataatgaaGAACTTTTATGTGGAACCACAGCCCCTAACTATCAGTCTTTTAAATCAGGGGATGGTTATGCCATATATACTTGTAAAACAAAATCTACAAGAAACCCATTATATAGATGGGTAATAGGTGCAGAAGGATGTTGTATAAATGAATTTGCCTTTAGCCCATGTGGCTCAAACTTAGCAGTTGTTTCCCAAGATGGATTCTTGCGAGTATTTCAGTATAATACAATGGAGTTAGTGGGTTCAGCTAGAAGTTATTTTGGTGGATTTTTATGTGTATGTTGGTCTCCAGATGGAAGATATGTTGTTGTGGGCGGTGAAGATGATCTTGTGACAATTTGGAGCTTTCATGAAAAAAGAGTGGTGGCTCGAGGTCAAGGTCATCATAGCTGGGTAAGCGTAGTAGCTTTTGATCCTTATACTACATCTTATGAAGATCATGACCCAGACTTCAGTGGTTCAGATGATGAAACATTACCACATAATAATCATAATCATTATCATGAGAAGGCCAACCGTTTGTCTACAACATCGCAAGGAATTCATTCAAACAGAAACTCTTGTGGTTCAGAATTAAGAGTGTCGGGTGGTACATGCTACAGGTTAGGTAGTGTGTCGCAAGATACACAGTTGTGTTTGTGGGATATTACAGAAGATGTGTTGAGACAACCAATGTGTGCAAAACAAAGGCCATCTACAGCAGGTTCTAGTACTCTTCCTACATCAACAGTCAACAGTGGGAATGGTTCAACAACGAATCATCATTTGAACAATTCTAAACATAATAATCTGAATAATGTTAATTACAAAGAAAACGCGAGTGGTAATAATGAAAGTAGTAATAATAGCATGAGTACAAATACAGCAGTGTCAACTGTAAATTCCTTGACACAGAGGTTAGCAGGCCTTGGTTTTGGTGATCGTAAGGGTGATAATCATAAAAGGAACTTTAGCCTCACTATGAGAGGTAGTGGTGCATCTAATAGCACAATAATACAGAACAGTAGTGGTGATAAAGCTACTACTAATTTAAATACAAATAGTAATTTGAACAGTGTCAGTGGAAGTTTAGTAGGTGCAAATAAAAAGGTTAGTTCTGTGATGGACGATCCTATGAGGTTGATAGGGACTGCCTGGTGCCCTAGGTTTGATGAGTGCCCAGTGCTAGAACCACTAGTGTGCAAGAAGTTGGCACACGAGAGATTGACTGAATTAGTGTTTAGGGAAGATTGCTTCGTAACAGCATGTCAAGATGGATATGTCTACACATGGGCAAGGCCTGGTCACATG GCAGGAATAGGACAGGTTGGAAATGCTCTCCACGTGATCAGTCCCACGGAAGGTGGAGGCACCATAGTATAG
- the LOC126921906 gene encoding WD repeat-containing protein 20 isoform X1 produces MAVQLDGGGKEDLKTQFVTREGTYKLMTLSEYSRPNRVGYTNGQGSASVRVSFVTLPDPADPTGTQGLGDRMCFNFGKELYVYVYRGVKKAVDLNKPVDKKLYKGTNPTCHNFNQTTATADSAPLLVGFSTGQIQLIDPIQKELSKLYNEDRLIDKSKVTCIKWVPGSNNLFLVSHSSGQLYLYNEELLCGTTAPNYQSFKSGDGYAIYTCKTKSTRNPLYRWVIGAEGCCINEFAFSPCGSNLAVVSQDGFLRVFQYNTMELVGSARSYFGGFLCVCWSPDGRYVVVGGEDDLVTIWSFHEKRVVARGQGHHSWVSVVAFDPYTTSYEDHDPDFSGSDDETLPHNNHNHYHEKANRLSTTSQGIHSNRNSCGSELRVSGGTCYRLGSVSQDTQLCLWDITEDVLRQPMCAKQRPSTAGSSTLPTSTVNSGNGSTTNHHLNNSKHNNLNNVNYKENASGNNESSNNSMSTNTAVSTVNSLTQRLAGLGFGDRKGDNHKRNFSLTMRGSGASNSTIIQNSSGDKATTNLNTNSNLNSVSGSLVGANKKVSSVMDDPMRLIGTAWCPRFDECPVLEPLVCKKLAHERLTELVFREDCFVTACQDGYVYTWARPGHMINVLYHALADARESWMSLPRVYRMAGIGQVGNALHVISPTEGGGTIV; encoded by the exons ATGGCTGTGCAGTTGGATGGAGGAGGGAAGGAGGACTTGAAAACACAGTTTGTCACGCGGGAAGGAACTTATAAACTAATGACTTTGTCGGAGTATTCAAGGCCAAATAGGGTCGGTTACACGAATGGTCAAGGAAGTGCATCCGTTAGGGTGTCTTTCGTAACTTTACCGGATCCAGCGGATCCTACGGGTACACAAGGACTTGGAGACCGAATGTGTTTCAATTTTGGCAAGGAGCTTTATGTTTATGTCTATCGAGGAGTTAAAAAG gCTGTGGACTTAAATAAACCAGTGGACAAGAAGTTATATAAGGGAACTAATCCAACATGCCATAATTTTAATCAAACAACAGCAACTGCAGATAGTGCTCCGCTATTAGTTGGTTTTTCTACAGGTCAAATTCAACTGATAGATCCAATACAGAAAGAACTCAGCAAATTATATAATGAAGAT AGATTGATTGACAAAAGCAAAGTAACATGTATAAAATGGGTTCCTGGATCAAACAATCTCTTCTTGGTATCGCACAGTTCTGGGCaactatatttatataatgaaGAACTTTTATGTGGAACCACAGCCCCTAACTATCAGTCTTTTAAATCAGGGGATGGTTATGCCATATATACTTGTAAAACAAAATCTACAAGAAACCCATTATATAGATGGGTAATAGGTGCAGAAGGATGTTGTATAAATGAATTTGCCTTTAGCCCATGTGGCTCAAACTTAGCAGTTGTTTCCCAAGATGGATTCTTGCGAGTATTTCAGTATAATACAATGGAGTTAGTGGGTTCAGCTAGAAGTTATTTTGGTGGATTTTTATGTGTATGTTGGTCTCCAGATGGAAGATATGTTGTTGTGGGCGGTGAAGATGATCTTGTGACAATTTGGAGCTTTCATGAAAAAAGAGTGGTGGCTCGAGGTCAAGGTCATCATAGCTGGGTAAGCGTAGTAGCTTTTGATCCTTATACTACATCTTATGAAGATCATGACCCAGACTTCAGTGGTTCAGATGATGAAACATTACCACATAATAATCATAATCATTATCATGAGAAGGCCAACCGTTTGTCTACAACATCGCAAGGAATTCATTCAAACAGAAACTCTTGTGGTTCAGAATTAAGAGTGTCGGGTGGTACATGCTACAGGTTAGGTAGTGTGTCGCAAGATACACAGTTGTGTTTGTGGGATATTACAGAAGATGTGTTGAGACAACCAATGTGTGCAAAACAAAGGCCATCTACAGCAGGTTCTAGTACTCTTCCTACATCAACAGTCAACAGTGGGAATGGTTCAACAACGAATCATCATTTGAACAATTCTAAACATAATAATCTGAATAATGTTAATTACAAAGAAAACGCGAGTGGTAATAATGAAAGTAGTAATAATAGCATGAGTACAAATACAGCAGTGTCAACTGTAAATTCCTTGACACAGAGGTTAGCAGGCCTTGGTTTTGGTGATCGTAAGGGTGATAATCATAAAAGGAACTTTAGCCTCACTATGAGAGGTAGTGGTGCATCTAATAGCACAATAATACAGAACAGTAGTGGTGATAAAGCTACTACTAATTTAAATACAAATAGTAATTTGAACAGTGTCAGTGGAAGTTTAGTAGGTGCAAATAAAAAGGTTAGTTCTGTGATGGACGATCCTATGAGGTTGATAGGGACTGCCTGGTGCCCTAGGTTTGATGAGTGCCCAGTGCTAGAACCACTAGTGTGCAAGAAGTTGGCACACGAGAGATTGACTGAATTAGTGTTTAGGGAAGATTGCTTCGTAACAGCATGTCAAGATGGATATGTCTACACATGGGCAAGGCCTGGTCACATG ATTAATGTTCTGTACCATGCTTTGGCTGATGCAAGAGAATCATGGATGAGTCTTCCCAGAGTTTATCGCATG GCAGGAATAGGACAGGTTGGAAATGCTCTCCACGTGATCAGTCCCACGGAAGGTGGAGGCACCATAGTATAG
- the LOC126921906 gene encoding WD repeat-containing protein 20 isoform X3, with protein MAVQLDGGGKEDLKTQFVTREGTYKLMTLSEYSRPNRVGYTNGQGSASVRVSFVTLPDPADPTGTQGLGDRMCFNFGKELYVYVYRGVKKAVDLNKPVDKKLYKGTNPTCHNFNQTTATADSAPLLVGFSTGQIQLIDPIQKELSKLYNEDRLIDKSKVTCIKWVPGSNNLFLVSHSSGQLYLYNEELLCGTTAPNYQSFKSGDGYAIYTCKTKSTRNPLYRWVIGAEGCCINEFAFSPCGSNLAVVSQDGFLRVFQYNTMELVGSARSYFGGFLCVCWSPDGRYVVVGGEDDLVTIWSFHEKRVVARGQGHHSWVSVVAFDPYTTSYEDHDPDFSGSDDETLPHNNHNHYHEKANRLSTTSQGIHSNRNSCGSELRVSGGTCYRLGSVSQDTQLCLWDITEDVLRQPMCAKQRPSTAGSSTLPTSTVNSGNGSTTNHHLNNSKHNNLNNVNYKENASGNNESSNNSMSTNTAVSTVNSLTQRLAGLGFGDRKGDNHKRNFSLTMRGSGASNSTIIQNSSGDKATTNLNTNSNLNSVSGSLVGANKKVSSVMDDPMRLIGTAWCPRFDECPVLEPLVCKKLAHERLTELVFREDCFVTACQDGYVYTWARPGHM; from the exons ATGGCTGTGCAGTTGGATGGAGGAGGGAAGGAGGACTTGAAAACACAGTTTGTCACGCGGGAAGGAACTTATAAACTAATGACTTTGTCGGAGTATTCAAGGCCAAATAGGGTCGGTTACACGAATGGTCAAGGAAGTGCATCCGTTAGGGTGTCTTTCGTAACTTTACCGGATCCAGCGGATCCTACGGGTACACAAGGACTTGGAGACCGAATGTGTTTCAATTTTGGCAAGGAGCTTTATGTTTATGTCTATCGAGGAGTTAAAAAG gCTGTGGACTTAAATAAACCAGTGGACAAGAAGTTATATAAGGGAACTAATCCAACATGCCATAATTTTAATCAAACAACAGCAACTGCAGATAGTGCTCCGCTATTAGTTGGTTTTTCTACAGGTCAAATTCAACTGATAGATCCAATACAGAAAGAACTCAGCAAATTATATAATGAAGAT AGATTGATTGACAAAAGCAAAGTAACATGTATAAAATGGGTTCCTGGATCAAACAATCTCTTCTTGGTATCGCACAGTTCTGGGCaactatatttatataatgaaGAACTTTTATGTGGAACCACAGCCCCTAACTATCAGTCTTTTAAATCAGGGGATGGTTATGCCATATATACTTGTAAAACAAAATCTACAAGAAACCCATTATATAGATGGGTAATAGGTGCAGAAGGATGTTGTATAAATGAATTTGCCTTTAGCCCATGTGGCTCAAACTTAGCAGTTGTTTCCCAAGATGGATTCTTGCGAGTATTTCAGTATAATACAATGGAGTTAGTGGGTTCAGCTAGAAGTTATTTTGGTGGATTTTTATGTGTATGTTGGTCTCCAGATGGAAGATATGTTGTTGTGGGCGGTGAAGATGATCTTGTGACAATTTGGAGCTTTCATGAAAAAAGAGTGGTGGCTCGAGGTCAAGGTCATCATAGCTGGGTAAGCGTAGTAGCTTTTGATCCTTATACTACATCTTATGAAGATCATGACCCAGACTTCAGTGGTTCAGATGATGAAACATTACCACATAATAATCATAATCATTATCATGAGAAGGCCAACCGTTTGTCTACAACATCGCAAGGAATTCATTCAAACAGAAACTCTTGTGGTTCAGAATTAAGAGTGTCGGGTGGTACATGCTACAGGTTAGGTAGTGTGTCGCAAGATACACAGTTGTGTTTGTGGGATATTACAGAAGATGTGTTGAGACAACCAATGTGTGCAAAACAAAGGCCATCTACAGCAGGTTCTAGTACTCTTCCTACATCAACAGTCAACAGTGGGAATGGTTCAACAACGAATCATCATTTGAACAATTCTAAACATAATAATCTGAATAATGTTAATTACAAAGAAAACGCGAGTGGTAATAATGAAAGTAGTAATAATAGCATGAGTACAAATACAGCAGTGTCAACTGTAAATTCCTTGACACAGAGGTTAGCAGGCCTTGGTTTTGGTGATCGTAAGGGTGATAATCATAAAAGGAACTTTAGCCTCACTATGAGAGGTAGTGGTGCATCTAATAGCACAATAATACAGAACAGTAGTGGTGATAAAGCTACTACTAATTTAAATACAAATAGTAATTTGAACAGTGTCAGTGGAAGTTTAGTAGGTGCAAATAAAAAGGTTAGTTCTGTGATGGACGATCCTATGAGGTTGATAGGGACTGCCTGGTGCCCTAGGTTTGATGAGTGCCCAGTGCTAGAACCACTAGTGTGCAAGAAGTTGGCACACGAGAGATTGACTGAATTAGTGTTTAGGGAAGATTGCTTCGTAACAGCATGTCAAGATGGATATGTCTACACATGGGCAAGGCCTGGTCACATG TGA
- the LOC126921902 gene encoding U3 small nucleolar RNA-associated protein 25 homolog, with product MARGKRSIRGGKRKFHRSDDRPKPKKSKFNLKEASYVKDRDIKNREIEKRRQMLEEEKLQQRDIESDNSGDEQENPLQNLLSSFVNTTSLQITAIESNSESDDFSDKDDVEEGNEIRDKLTMESNNMDEEADLPSDSDEIKMKDADEEDPETTQEDAGYLKDPFSIHLHDDLSDKLYEAVSIVPQTVETQKIIWPVLGNLTCQIPKFLDDAKDTMKEPNISVLEYKQFAKCGTVPQLIDNVNWDKLYVKSQIHGNLTQANYSNTKDNVNTTPSSMTPLQRELFSIINNYQDLYYPERTFSNADQIRFVYCLHIINHVLKTRTKILHHNAKITKSKCANMTEIPDEYRDQGLVRPKILIIVPFKHSCLKIVELLISILIGEDKGGSVMNKTRFMEDFSGNELAMSKKNPKPEDYELTFQGNTDDTFKIGIAITKKTLKLYSEFYSSDIIISSLLGLRILIGAEGEADRDYDFLASIELLILDQAELFLMQNWDHMIHILNHLHLQPKDSHGTDFSRVRSWCVNGWTKYYRQTLIFSSIHVPEIYGIFNKKCYNYAGKVKIINPISPGSICQVAVQIPQVFHRFDASSHSQALEYRMEFFITKILPQYKDRIMNHTLIFIPSYFDFVKLRNYFKKEEYSFVQICEYSKDAKVARARDMFFHSDAHFLLYSERFHFFRRIRVKGIRHIIFYAPPIFPQFYVEMCNLMQEANQNPRSGSGSNMTITILYCKYDIMQLSAIIGAERANKMFGSEKSIHMLMTGE from the coding sequence ATGGCACGTGGTAAAAGATCAATTCGCGGTGGGAAAAGGAAATTTCACCGGTCCGATGATCGTCCGAAACCCAAAAAGAGTAAATTTAACCTAAAAGAGGCTTCATATGTCAAAGATCGTGACATTAAAAATAGGGAAATCGAGAAACGTAGGCAAATGTTGGAAGAAGAAAAGTTACAACAACGAGACATAGAAAGCGACAATTCTGGCGATGAACAAGAGAATCCATTGCAAAACTTATTATCCTCTTTTGTAAACACAACTAGTTTACAAATTACTGCTATTGAATCTAATTCAGAAAGTGATGATTTTAGTGATAAGGATGACGTTGAGGAGGGTAATGAAATTAGAGACAAGCTAACAATGGAATCTAACAATATGGATGAGGAGGCAGATTTACCAAGTGATAGtgatgaaataaaaatgaaagacgCTGATGAAGAAGATCCTGAAACTACTCAAGAAGATGCTGGTTATTTGAAGGATCCATTCTCAATTCATCTTCATGACGATTTAAGCGATAAACTTTATGAAGCAGTTTCTATTGTTCCACAAACTGTAGAAACACAAAAGATAATATGGCCTGTTTTAGGCAATCTTACATGTCAAATACCAAAATTTTTAGATGATGCTAAAGACACAATGAAAGAACCTAACATTTCTGTTTTAGAATATAAACAGTTTGCTAAGTGTGGCACTGTTCCTCAATTAATTGATAATGTAAATTGGGATAAATTATATGTCAAGTCTCAAATTCATGGCAATCTTACCCAAGCAAATTATTCAAATACAAAGGATAATGTGAATACAACTCCATCATCTATGACTCCTTTACAAAGGGAGctattttcaataataaataattatcaaGATTTATACTATCCTGAAAGGACTTTTTCTAATGCGGATCAAATAAGATTTGTGTACTGCTTACATATAATTAATCATGTGTTGAAAACACGAACGAAGATATTGCACCATAATGCAAAGATAACAAAATCAAAATGTGCAAACATGACAGAAATCCCAGATGAATATAGAGATCAAGGTTTAGTAAGaccaaaaattttaataatcgtTCCTTTTAAGCATTCCTGTCTAAAAATTGTTGAATTATTAATATCTATTTTAATTGGAGAAGATAAAGGTGGTTCTGTAATGAATAAGACAAGATTTATGGAAGATTTTAGTGGCAATGAATTAGCAATGTCAAAAAAAAATCCAAAACCTGAAGATTATGAACTGACATTTCAAGGAAATACGGATGATACTTTTAAAATAGGAATTGCTATTACAAAAAAGACTTTAAAATTATATTCAGAGTTTTACTCCTCTGACATAATAATTTCATCTCTACTAGGTTTAAGAATATTAATAGGTGCAGAAGGTGAAGCAGATAGAGATTATGATTTCTTAGCATCAATAGAATTATTGATTCTTGATCAAGCAGAATTGTTTTTAATGCAAAATTGGGATCATATGATACATATATTAAATCATTTGCATTTACAACCAAAAGATTCTCATGGAACAGATTTTTCTAGAGTAAGAAGTTGGTGTGTGAatggatggactaaatactaTAGACAGACGTTAATATTTTCAAGCATTCATGTGCCTgaaatttatggaatatttaataagaaATGTTACAATTATGCAGGgaaagtaaaaataataaatcctATTTCTCCTGGATCTATTTGTCAAGTAGCTGTACAAATTCCACAAGTGTTTCACAGATTTGACGCTTCAAGTCATTCTCAAGCCTTGGAATATAGAATGGAGTTTTTTATAACAAAGATACTTCCTCAGTATAAAGATAGAATAATGAATCATACATTGATTTTTATACCATCTTACTTTGATTTTGTGAAATTAcggaattattttaaaaaagaagaatataGTTTTGTGCAAATTTGTGAATATTCTAAAGATGCAAAAGTGGCAAGAGCAAGAGATATGTTCTTCCATAGTGATGCACATTTTCTCCTATATTCAGAAAGATTTCATTTTTTCCGTAGAATAAGAGTAAAAGGTATAAGGCATATTATATTTTACGCACCACCAATCTTTCCTCAGTTTTACGTAGAAATGTGTAACTTAATGCAGGAAGCtaatcaaaatccacgttcggGTTCTGGAAGTAATATGACAATTACtattttatattgtaaataTGATATTATGCAGCTTTCTGCAATTATAGGAGCTGAAAGGGCAAATAAAATGTTTGGATCAGAAAAATCCATCCACATGCTTATGACTGGTGAATAG